From a single Bacillus pseudomycoides DSM 12442 genomic region:
- a CDS encoding thiol-activated cytolysin family protein, which produces KESTNSNGKFVVVEREKKSLTTSPVDISIIDSVANRTYPGAVQLANKAFADNQPSLLVAKRKPLNISIDLPGMRKDNTITVQNPTYGNVSGAVDELVSTWNEKYSKTHTLPARMQYTESMVYSKSQIASALNVNAKYLDNALNI; this is translated from the coding sequence AAAGAAAGTACAAATTCAAATGGTAAATTTGTAGTAGTTGAACGTGAGAAAAAATCACTTACAACTTCACCAGTCGATATTTCGATTATTGATTCTGTGGCTAATCGTACTTATCCAGGAGCAGTACAACTTGCAAATAAAGCTTTTGCGGATAATCAACCTAGTTTGTTAGTAGCTAAGAGAAAACCTTTGAATATTAGTATAGACTTACCTGGCATGAGAAAAGACAATACAATTACTGTCCAAAATCCTACATATGGTAATGTGTCTGGAGCAGTAGATGAATTAGTATCTACTTGGAATGAAAAGTATTCAAAAACACATACGTTACCTGCAAGAATGCAGTATACAGAATCTATGGTGTATAGTAAATCTCAAATAGCAAGTGCTCTTAATGTTAACGCTAAATATCTTGACAATGCACTGAACATTGA
- a CDS encoding Rpn family recombination-promoting nuclease/putative transposase, protein MSTKLVNLRIDFAFKQLFGTKGNEEILTGFLNAILEESLEAPVASLQLEDPHLHKAYEDDKLSILDLLATLDNGTQVNIEIQLRNTHDMVKRSLYYWSKLYTSQMQEGMPYRSLRKTITINLLDFILFSQDDSFHTIGQLWNPQKQQILSDDIEIHFVEIPKLVKQWREEKVNPWENAFVR, encoded by the coding sequence ATGTCCACAAAATTAGTAAATTTACGAATTGATTTTGCTTTTAAACAGTTATTCGGAACGAAAGGGAACGAAGAGATCTTAACTGGTTTCTTGAATGCTATTTTAGAGGAATCTTTAGAGGCACCCGTTGCATCTCTACAATTGGAAGACCCACATCTTCATAAGGCTTATGAAGATGATAAGTTATCCATTTTAGATTTATTAGCAACATTAGACAACGGAACGCAAGTGAATATAGAGATACAGCTTCGCAATACACATGATATGGTAAAGCGATCTTTATATTACTGGAGTAAACTCTATACATCCCAAATGCAAGAAGGGATGCCGTATCGTTCACTTCGGAAAACAATTACCATTAACTTATTAGATTTTATATTATTCTCCCAGGATGATTCATTTCACACCATAGGACAATTATGGAATCCCCAAAAGCAACAGATACTAAGTGATGATATTGAAATTCATTTTGTTGAAATTCCAAAATTGGTCAAACAATGGCGTGAAGAAAAAGTAAATCCATGGGAAAATGCATTTGTTCGT
- a CDS encoding NADH dehydrogenase has translation MEKKILSETVNDMILSGKKVDTIKNKDEIKRVFANEGIPFFDKMIDFQVSFGGIWYKIGERFYTGFRMDMFFFNEFEEKYELKFFKKENGKYYVQCMDYHYAGDFGPCIDEDGKIYHFCMGRFFISAENIEEFLDDDAIKYYMVNKHKNWLTRGAKISEIDEFKKTEALNKIKRESFSDKYFEWWCNTEETIFVRIDLVNKYSYAEVYCKDQKILEQLYKSDIPVSVFPPNN, from the coding sequence ATGGAGAAAAAAATTTTATCTGAGACAGTAAATGACATGATATTATCTGGTAAGAAAGTTGATACAATTAAAAATAAAGATGAAATTAAAAGAGTATTTGCCAATGAAGGAATACCCTTTTTTGATAAAATGATTGATTTTCAAGTATCATTTGGTGGCATTTGGTATAAAATTGGTGAAAGATTTTATACAGGTTTCCGAATGGATATGTTTTTCTTCAATGAATTTGAAGAAAAATATGAACTTAAATTTTTTAAAAAAGAAAACGGAAAATACTATGTTCAATGTATGGATTATCATTATGCAGGAGATTTTGGACCTTGTATTGATGAGGATGGGAAAATATATCATTTCTGCATGGGACGTTTTTTCATTAGTGCTGAAAATATAGAAGAATTTTTAGACGATGATGCAATTAAATATTATATGGTTAATAAGCATAAAAATTGGCTAACACGTGGGGCTAAAATTAGTGAAATTGATGAGTTTAAAAAAACGGAAGCTTTAAATAAAATTAAGAGAGAATCATTTTCAGATAAATATTTTGAGTGGTGGTGCAATACCGAAGAAACAATTTTCGTAAGAATTGATTTAGTAAATAAATATAGTTATGCAGAAGTATATTGTAAAGACCAAAAGATATTAGAGCAATTGTATAAGTCGGACATACCAGTAAGTGTTTTTCCACCTAATAACTGA
- a CDS encoding serine hydrolase domain-containing protein, which translates to MGQNNKGFSETGLRKMRNVLAQHVDSGKIPGLVALVSRNGETHVEALGTMRHDGGAPMRRDTIFRLASTSKPIAVSPVMVLLDECKLHLDDPVDKWLPELADRQVLKRPDGPLEETVPARRPITVRDLLTSTFGLGVDLTLMGSPIMNAFFESGIFDTPGQDMPDPDEFMCRLGALPLSYQPGERWQYHISIEVLGVLVARVTGQIFESFLRERIFDPLGMKDTGFYVPERKIDRLPPAFNPDPQTGEFIVWDEGAGGRYSKPPAFQAGGGGLLATVDDYHAYLQMLLNKGMHGTKRILSRPAVRLMTTNRLTPEQQVYRDDLAKNNVHLSFGQGIQGGWGFGMAVRTYLGDYASIGQFGWDGGTGTAAYADPDKQFTGILFTQVGMSTPDSSHLIQDFWITVYQAIED; encoded by the coding sequence ATGGGACAAAACAATAAAGGCTTTTCTGAAACAGGGTTGCGCAAAATGCGCAATGTACTGGCGCAGCATGTCGATTCTGGAAAGATTCCTGGGCTCGTCGCCTTAGTCAGCCGAAACGGCGAGACGCACGTCGAAGCGCTTGGAACAATGAGGCATGATGGTGGCGCACCAATGCGTCGGGACACGATCTTTCGATTGGCGTCCACTAGCAAGCCGATCGCAGTTTCACCGGTAATGGTTCTGCTCGACGAGTGCAAACTGCATTTGGACGACCCAGTAGACAAATGGCTGCCCGAACTCGCCGACCGGCAGGTGTTGAAACGGCCCGATGGTCCGCTGGAAGAGACCGTCCCAGCACGGCGTCCTATCACTGTACGAGACCTGTTGACCTCCACATTCGGGCTCGGAGTGGATCTCACGTTGATGGGTTCTCCGATCATGAACGCGTTCTTCGAGAGTGGGATATTCGACACGCCAGGGCAGGATATGCCCGATCCAGATGAGTTTATGTGTCGCCTAGGTGCACTTCCGCTAAGCTACCAGCCCGGAGAGCGGTGGCAGTATCATATCAGTATTGAAGTGCTCGGCGTGCTTGTTGCCAGGGTCACGGGTCAGATATTCGAGTCGTTCCTGCGCGAACGCATCTTCGATCCACTGGGAATGAAGGACACTGGCTTCTACGTGCCTGAGCGCAAGATTGACCGGCTTCCACCTGCCTTCAACCCTGATCCGCAGACAGGTGAGTTCATCGTGTGGGATGAGGGTGCAGGCGGACGATACAGCAAACCTCCAGCATTCCAAGCAGGCGGTGGTGGGCTGCTCGCAACCGTCGACGATTATCACGCGTATTTGCAGATGCTGTTGAACAAAGGGATGCACGGAACCAAACGGATCCTGTCCCGACCTGCAGTCCGGCTGATGACCACCAACCGTCTTACTCCTGAACAACAAGTATACCGAGACGATTTGGCCAAAAACAACGTCCATTTGTCGTTTGGACAAGGGATACAAGGCGGCTGGGGCTTTGGGATGGCGGTGCGTACCTATCTTGGAGACTACGCGTCTATCGGTCAGTTCGGCTGGGATGGCGGAACCGGCACTGCAGCTTACGCTGATCCAGACAAACAGTTTACTGGAATCCTGTTCACCCAGGTTGGGATGTCCACTCCGGACTCATCGCATCTTATCCAAGACTTCTGGATCACGGTCTACCAAGCGATCGAAGACTGA
- a CDS encoding recombinase family protein: protein MNSYIYGYARVSTQQQDLIRQLDMLQNYNCTEILTEKITGTKSDRPELTRLKDKIRPGDTLVVESFSRLGRSTKDLIELVDFFENKGVKLISIKEQFDTNTPQGKLMLTVFQAFSQFERDLIAQRTQEGLVSARARGRVGGRPRIKDIYIQKALNLYKSEQYSIREIIDMTGISQATLYRYIREHKQVQKNEETEEKTATIRMLLRVENNNKFVRGKGKVRKNIESFLISQYNMEQRLGEYIFYVPYTTISDLEKKVDSIIHEIDFEADLQNCFTELDVYCDELELQW, encoded by the coding sequence ATGAATTCATACATTTATGGTTATGCACGAGTAAGTACCCAACAACAAGATTTGATTCGTCAGCTAGACATGCTTCAAAATTATAACTGCACTGAAATTTTAACTGAAAAAATAACAGGTACGAAAAGTGATCGTCCAGAGCTTACTCGATTAAAAGATAAAATTAGACCTGGTGATACATTAGTTGTAGAAAGCTTTTCTAGATTAGGAAGAAGCACCAAAGATTTAATTGAACTTGTTGATTTTTTTGAGAATAAAGGAGTTAAGCTAATTAGTATCAAAGAACAATTTGATACTAATACACCGCAAGGCAAATTGATGTTAACAGTATTTCAGGCATTCAGCCAGTTTGAAAGAGACTTGATTGCTCAACGAACACAAGAAGGTCTTGTAAGTGCAAGAGCAAGAGGAAGGGTTGGTGGTCGTCCTCGTATTAAAGATATCTATATTCAGAAGGCATTAAATTTATATAAGTCAGAGCAATATAGTATTCGAGAAATTATAGATATGACTGGCATTAGCCAAGCAACACTGTACCGATACATACGAGAACACAAGCAAGTACAAAAGAATGAGGAAACAGAAGAAAAAACAGCAACTATTCGTATGTTGTTACGTGTAGAAAATAATAATAAATTTGTACGTGGGAAGGGGAAAGTTAGAAAGAATATCGAATCCTTTCTCATATCACAATACAATATGGAACAACGCTTAGGGGAGTACATATTCTATGTTCCTTACACCACAATTTCAGATTTAGAAAAAAAGGTAGATAGCATAATTCATGAAATTGATTTTGAAGCGGATTTACAAAACTGTTTTACTGAGTTAGATGTGTACTGTGATGAATTGGAACTACAATGGTAA